One Acidobacteriota bacterium genomic window carries:
- the rsmI gene encoding 16S rRNA (cytidine(1402)-2'-O)-methyltransferase: MIPSARAASYIYFSVSLSGFAINFMLYVIATPIGNLEDITMRALRLLGEVDLIACEDTRHTRKLLTHYHIQTPSISYHEHNERERTAEILQKLKSGMRVALVSDAGTPLVSDPGFRLVSEAAAAGIEIVPIPGACALITALSASGVASNDFFFAGFLPVKRTARRARLTELAGLHTTLIFYEAPHRIQAMLADAFEILGNRASVLARELTKLHEEFLRGTLGEILATAKAADLKGEIVLLVAPPTVNEKSSRQGETLSILQEVERLMATENLDQKAALKRIARERGIGKSEAYRLLIAEKQTRQ; encoded by the coding sequence ATGATACCATCGGCGCGTGCGGCAAGCTACATTTATTTCAGCGTGAGTTTATCAGGTTTTGCTATTAATTTTATGCTTTATGTGATCGCCACACCCATCGGCAATCTCGAAGACATTACCATGCGCGCCTTGCGCCTGCTCGGTGAAGTGGATTTGATTGCCTGCGAAGATACGCGCCATACGCGAAAGCTGCTCACCCACTATCACATTCAAACACCGTCTATCAGTTATCACGAGCATAATGAACGCGAACGCACAGCGGAAATTCTCCAAAAACTCAAAAGCGGAATGCGTGTGGCGCTGGTATCGGATGCCGGTACGCCGCTGGTTTCCGACCCGGGGTTTCGCTTGGTCAGCGAAGCCGCAGCCGCAGGCATCGAAATCGTCCCGATTCCCGGCGCCTGCGCTTTAATCACCGCGCTTTCAGCATCGGGAGTAGCAAGCAACGATTTCTTTTTCGCAGGCTTTTTGCCAGTGAAACGGACAGCGAGACGCGCGCGCCTCACGGAACTTGCCGGTCTTCACACCACTTTGATTTTTTATGAAGCGCCCCATCGCATTCAGGCGATGCTCGCGGATGCTTTTGAAATTTTAGGCAACCGGGCAAGCGTGCTGGCGCGCGAACTCACCAAGCTGCACGAAGAATTTTTGCGCGGCACGTTAGGCGAAATTCTGGCAACCGCAAAAGCCGCCGATTTAAAAGGTGAAATCGTCTTGCTGGTTGCGCCGCCTACAGTAAATGAAAAAAGCTCCCGACAGGGCGAGACGCTTTCTATTTTGCAGGAAGTGGAGCGCTTGATGGCAACTGAAAACCTCGACCAGAAAGCCGCGCTCAAACGTATTGCGCGTGAACGCGGTATCGGAAAAAGTGAAGCTTATCGCCTACTCATCGCAGAAAAACAAACCCGCCAATGA
- a CDS encoding DUF3108 domain-containing protein has translation MTAKKILFTLVLGVLLALQGIAQPGNDKSVAATKDNKATATNTIKEVPFAVGEQLNYEVSWSSFVVAGELTLETKARRTIDGVDAFHVSAQAQSVGIVSAVVYKVKDVYDSFLNARTLQPFRAEKNSRRGKKREQGTMILDQQNGKAKLEDGKEVKIPQGTYDLASLLYAIRMIDLTPGKTQNFTLIEDGKLYELTITVEGREKIGTRMGDFNTVRVSTKAASTNRSGKDPYQLKIYLTNDAQRLPVLMTASPAWGEVRVELTSAMGTKKREK, from the coding sequence TTGACTGCTAAAAAAATTCTTTTCACATTGGTTTTGGGTGTACTGTTGGCGTTGCAGGGAATCGCTCAACCGGGCAACGATAAATCAGTTGCAGCGACCAAAGATAATAAAGCCACCGCGACAAATACGATTAAAGAAGTCCCCTTTGCCGTTGGCGAGCAGTTGAATTACGAAGTTTCATGGTCGAGTTTTGTGGTTGCCGGTGAATTGACGCTGGAAACCAAAGCGCGGCGCACCATTGATGGCGTTGATGCGTTTCATGTTTCGGCGCAGGCGCAATCCGTGGGCATTGTGAGCGCCGTGGTGTATAAGGTGAAAGATGTTTACGATTCCTTTTTGAATGCCCGGACGTTGCAACCGTTTCGCGCCGAAAAGAATTCCCGCCGCGGCAAAAAACGCGAGCAAGGCACCATGATTCTCGACCAGCAAAACGGCAAAGCGAAACTGGAAGACGGTAAAGAGGTGAAGATTCCGCAAGGCACTTATGACCTCGCCTCATTGCTTTATGCCATTCGCATGATTGATTTGACACCGGGCAAGACCCAGAATTTCACCTTGATTGAAGACGGCAAATTGTATGAGCTGACGATAACGGTTGAAGGGCGCGAAAAAATCGGCACCCGGATGGGCGACTTCAACACCGTGCGTGTATCAACTAAAGCCGCGAGCACCAACCGCAGCGGCAAAGACCCTTATCAATTGAAAATTTATCTGACCAACGACGCCCAGCGACTTCCTGTATTGATGACGGCATCGCCCGCTTGGGGTGAGGTGCGGGTTGAATTGACTTCGGCAATGGGCACCAAAAAGCGCGAGAAATAA
- a CDS encoding M23 family metallopeptidase, which yields MAFARIRFLIGLISVFFLSTGAMMAYVEWDPQQSATQIVGSEPKAADKKDATDASKDPAQPQGLPAPLVLPVNAVLPPAPIAIKQKADQVSIPATAANTPASLSMVQNFSDEQHSDEEGKPAKGAAPTPKVEVIKPETVKGDNSSTGKYVEQPVLASSVRVGSTFGYRIDPFTGRAKFHSGLDIKAEWGDPVCASQAGVVKFASWHNGYGYMVTVDHGGGITTNYAHLSRFNVVVGLKVTRGSIIGYAGSTGRSTSPHLHYEVRINDRPVHPLRTIFLDEDSQYFIQTQTISSQFQNRTLRVEDTPGASTKMSNQ from the coding sequence ATGGCATTTGCCAGAATTCGCTTTTTAATTGGACTCATCTCTGTATTTTTTCTTTCAACCGGAGCCATGATGGCTTACGTTGAATGGGACCCGCAGCAAAGCGCCACCCAGATAGTCGGCAGCGAACCAAAAGCCGCGGACAAAAAAGACGCAACAGACGCAAGTAAAGACCCGGCGCAACCACAAGGCTTACCGGCTCCGCTGGTGCTTCCGGTAAACGCCGTGCTGCCGCCTGCGCCCATCGCCATCAAACAAAAAGCCGACCAGGTTTCGATTCCGGCAACCGCCGCCAATACGCCTGCCTCGCTCAGCATGGTGCAGAATTTTTCCGATGAGCAACATTCAGATGAAGAAGGCAAACCTGCAAAAGGCGCGGCTCCGACGCCGAAAGTCGAAGTCATCAAACCGGAAACCGTAAAAGGCGATAATAGTAGCACCGGCAAATATGTCGAACAGCCAGTGCTCGCCAGCAGCGTTCGCGTCGGCAGCACTTTTGGCTATCGCATCGACCCGTTTACCGGGCGGGCGAAATTCCATTCCGGGTTAGACATTAAAGCCGAATGGGGCGACCCTGTATGCGCCAGTCAAGCAGGCGTCGTGAAATTTGCCAGTTGGCATAATGGTTACGGCTATATGGTCACCGTCGATCACGGCGGCGGCATCACCACCAATTACGCGCATCTTTCGCGCTTCAATGTGGTCGTCGGTTTGAAAGTCACACGCGGTTCGATCATCGGTTATGCGGGCAGCACGGGGCGTTCAACTTCGCCGCATTTGCATTACGAAGTCCGCATCAATGACCGACCGGTGCATCCACTCAGAACGATTTTCCTGGATGAAGATTCGCAATATTTTATTCAAACGCAAACCATCTCTTCGCAATTTCAAAACCGTACACTGCGCGTTGAAGACACACCGGGTGCCTCAACAAAAATGTCGAACCAATAA
- a CDS encoding rhodanese-like domain-containing protein, protein MKEVSPQEAYDLMREDVEYIYLDVRSVPEFEDGHPAGAINIPIMNFTPGFGMTPNRDFVQLVDEQFAKDAKLLLGCKSGGRSAQACQIMEKMGYSNVANVRGGFHGAVDQMGRLVEAGWRMLDLPVEQ, encoded by the coding sequence ATGAAAGAAGTCAGTCCACAAGAAGCTTATGATTTAATGCGGGAAGACGTTGAGTATATTTATCTGGACGTGCGCTCAGTGCCCGAATTTGAAGACGGACACCCGGCAGGCGCAATCAATATTCCGATTATGAATTTCACGCCGGGATTTGGCATGACCCCGAATCGCGATTTTGTCCAGCTCGTAGATGAACAATTTGCCAAAGATGCCAAGTTGTTACTCGGTTGCAAATCGGGCGGGCGTTCGGCGCAAGCCTGTCAAATTATGGAAAAGATGGGCTACTCCAATGTCGCCAATGTGCGTGGCGGTTTTCATGGCGCGGTTGACCAGATGGGACGGTTGGTAGAAGCCGGTTGGCGCATGCTCGATTTGCCTGTCGAACAATAG